AAGGTTTCGCGATAGATCTAATTGAAAAGTTTTTAAATGAAGATTAATTTAAGCAAGGGGAAATGGTTGTGAATACTAAGCGTTATAGTGAAATGACTGAGTATGAATTGAAAAGTGAAATCGCAGCATTAAAGGAAAAAGCACGAAAAGCTGAGCAATTAGGAATTGTAAATGAGTTTGCTGTTTTAGAACGGAAAATGACGATGGCAAAATCGTATCTTCTTGATCCAAATGAATTTAAGTCTGAAGATGTTTATGAAATTGATGGAGCACCCGGTGAGTTCTTTAAAATAAATTATATGAATGGGATCTTTGCATGGGGATATCGATTATCTTCACCAGATCATGAAGAAGCATTGCCAATTGCGATGTTAATAAAAGGCTGACAATAATGTCAGCCCCAGGCTGTCGAGAAACCTCGGCAGCCTATTATTTTGTCTGATTACTTTTACTTTTCACCGCGTTAATTTGGTATAATATATATAACAAATTGGGGATGGTGATATTTATGTTCAATACAAGAGAAAACACACAAAATGAAGTTGAATTTATAGTAATAGATGACCTTGTTCCTGAAAATCATCTGCTTCGAAAAATAGATAAATATATAGATTTTTCATTCATTCTTGAAAAGGTAAAACCTTATTATTGTGAGGATAATGGACGCCCTTCAATTGATCCTTTAGTTCTTTTTAAAATGATGTTTGTTGGCTATTTATATGGAATTCGCTCTGAGAGACAATTAGAAGAAGAAATTAAAATGAATATTGCTTATAGATGGTTTTTAGGATTGAAATTATCTGATCGAGTTCCTCATCATTCTACAATAAGTTGGAATCGTAGAACTCGTTATAAAGAAACAAATATATTCCAAGAAATCTTTGATGAGATTGTCTTTCAGGCAATGGAACATCGTATGGTAGGAGGAAGAGTTCTCTTTACAGATTCTACTCATTTAAAAGCTAATGCGAATAAACACAAATTCACTAGAGAAACGGTTGAGGTTGAGACTAGAGATTATATTGAAGACTTAAATAAAGCTATTGAACAAGATCGTAAAGAACATGGAAAAAAGCTCTGAAAGAAAGAGAGGAGGTGAAGGAAACTAAGGAAATACGTGTAAGTTCAACAGATCCTGAAAGTGGATTTATGTCTAGAGATAACAAACAGGAAATGTTCTGTTACCTAGATCATCGAACGACAGACTTTAAATTCAATATTATAACTGATGCGTATGTTACACCAGGTAATGTCCATGATTCTGTTCCTTATTTATCAAGACTTGACCGTCAAATCGAGCGATTTGGTTTTAAAGTAGAAGCTTCAGCTTTGGATTCAGGATATCTAACTAGTGCTGTTTGTAAGGGATTATCGGATAGAAACATATTTGGAGTAATTGCTCATAGAAGATTTAAACCAACCAAAGGTTTGTTTCCTAAATGGAAATTTACATATGATAGAGAGAATGATCTATATATTTGTCCAAATAAGGATGAGTTAACTTATCGAACAACTACAAGAGAGGGATATCGAGAATATAAATCTGATCCCAAGAAATGTGCAACATGTCCTCTACTCTCACAGTGTACAAGGTCGAAAAACAACCAAAAAGTAGTAACTCGACATGTTTGGGAAGATCATAAAGATCAAGTTAGATTAAATCGCCTTTCCCCATCTGGGAAAGAACTATATAAATTTAGAAAAGAAAAGGTAGAGCGAAGCTTTGCAGATTCAAAAGAATTGCATGGGCTTCGCTACTGCCGGTTACGGGGATTAAGGAATGCAAGTGAGCAGGTGCTTCTCACCGCTGCTTGCCAGAATATGAAAAAGATTGCCACACACCTAGCTAAGTTAAGCTAGGTGTGTGAGAAGCTTTTTCTTTTGGTTGGCTTAAGAAAATTATTACTATTTATAAAAACATTTTTAGAAAATAAAAAAGCCTGTAGAGAAAAACACCCACTTTCTCTACAAGCTGAGGCTGACAATAATGTCAGCCCCATTCAAGTTATGATCTTTTTCGGGTTTGTCTTTCTAGAATGATGAGGTCTTGGGTTTGTTGTGTTTCTCCATTAACTTGAGCATGCGAATGTTTTGGGTTAGCCCATGGTTGACTAAATGCATTAGAATACAAATTATCATAGAATTTTTTCTTTCGATTTGTACCCATATTACGTAGCACCTCCGCAAGTATTGTTAATGAGTTTTTTTATGAATAAGGATTTTCGCGTTGACCAGATGCTCTCATCCGTTCTTGTGGATGAGTATTTATTGTGCCATTTGCTCGTTTAGATGCAAATTCAGCTTTTGCTCTTGGCTCGCCTTCAAACTTGTTGTTACTCATATTTGGAAATCCTTTTTCTTTGTTACGCAACACAATCCCCTCCATGTCATCATCAATAGCTTCATTAATTTAAGCGTATTTATAGTATGGACCTTGAATGTTTAATTATTAGTAGCGAATCCTACCTAGAGGTGATAATTATGGAAGAATATTTTGAACGGTTAACAAATGAGTTATTAAGTAAAAACAATAGCCTTTCTTATGCACAAGCAAGAACATGGGTGGAACTGTTGTGGGAAGATTTTGAATCCACCCAAGCAAAGGCAGGAAGAACTTACAAAGGAAAAGAGATGACGGAACAGGTTGTTAGACAGTTAATTACTCATTACGGTGACAAACTTCATGATTTTGTAGCAACTAATCCAAAATATAGTCACTTATTGAACAATGATGACTATTTAAAGCATTAATTAAATCATCATTTTCATTTTCGTAGAGTTTGTAATTATATTATTGTACAGTATGTTAAAAATGTTCGTTTTGATCTAGATGTTAAAAATTTACTCAATTAAACGTTTGTTTAAATTAGAAAGGCTGACACGAAATCAGCCTTTCAAGCATTTATTCAGGTATAAGCTCCAATTTTTTTCGTAATTTTTCTTCACTAAAAATCCAGCCTGTATAGGAGCTCACGATATTTAAGTTTGTATCAAGTTGAACGATCGCAACAAAGGGATAATATCCTTTACTTCGATAGCGTAGATCAATAAATCTTACCTCATAATGATCTGTAAATTCGTCAACCTCCCAACGATAAACAGGAGAAAAAGATAAAAAAGCTGAAATATTATCATCTTCTTCCGCAGCCTTTATCACTTCAGTTTGCGGAACAGGTACACGTTCAAATTCGTCTAAAATAATGATTTCTTCATTAACAGATCTGGCAACATGAAAGTGTTTATCTGTCATAATCGCAATATGCCACTGTCTGAACCTCATCGTGGGAGAAATAATGATTTGTTCTATATTCGGAATGAGTTTATGCAAACGATGGATAATATTTCTTTGCATGATAAAGCGGACTAAATAATAACCAATCAATATGCCATAAACAGTAAGAAAGGTGTAACCTGGATGACCACCTAACACCCAAATAATAATTCCAACTACATGTGTAAAAAAGATAAAAGGATCAAATGTATTGATAATGCCAAGCGCAATCCACTTTTTTGAAAATGGACGGAGTGCTTGTGTTCCGTACGCATTAAAAATATCCACAAAAACGTGCAGAACAATAGCAAGTAAAGTCCAAAGGTACAAATGAAGTAAATTACTTTCAGGTATAAAAATTGTTAATATTCCTGTAATTAAAAATGACCATAGAACAATAGCAGGAATAGAGTGGGTAATTCCTCTATGATTTCTTATATATTTTGCATTGTTCCTTAGCTTTAATATTGTATCAAGATCAGGAGCTTGTGATCCGATAATTGTTCCGAACATAACAGCTTGTGCAGTTGGATTATCAATGCCAACTGCGGGATCAAGAGTGGCTAAACCACCTAATGCTATTCCCATAACCACATGTGTTCCTGTATCCAAAGTCATGTACCTCCTTGTTATGGCTCAAGAGGAAAATCTCTTTTGGGAGAAGAATCCTTAAAGATTTCATTGAATTTATATGTGAAAATATTGTCCAATGTGAATAAATCTCTTGATTTTTTAAATTGTTATATAATAATAAGTCGTGTCCTACTTTTAGAGATGAGTGTCTCTAATTAAATGATATCTTAATATTATCTTTTCCCGATTAACCTGTAATTTAACATCCGGAGGAAAAATCTAATGATAAATGAACTAAATAATAAATTGATCGATTTTTCAATTCAAGATTTCCAACAAGATTTAATTGCCTGGTATTTAGCTGAAAAAAGGGATTTACCTTGGCGTAAAGACCAGGATCCATATAAAATTTGGGTGTCCGAGATTATGCTTCAGCAAACAAGAGTTGATACTGTTATTCCATATTTTAATGCATTTGTAGATAAATTTCCCACAATAGAAGCATTAGCTGCTGCAAATGAGGAAGAAGTATTAAAAGCCTGGGAAGGACTTGGATACTATTCAAGGGTTAGAAATCTTCATGCAGCTGTTAAAGAAGTGAATGAATCTTATTCGGGTATTGTCCCTAATACTCCTGAAGAAATTTCTAAGCTGAAGGGAGTAGGTCCTTATACAAAAGGAGCGATTCTTAGTATTGCTTATAATATTCCGGAACCAGCTGTCGACGGTAATGTGATGAGGGTTTTCTCGAGAATTTTATCCATTTGGGATGATATTGCAAAACCGAAAACAAGGAAGATTTTTGAAGAGACAACTTATCAGATAATATCAAAGGAAGATCCCTCATCATTCAACCAAGCAGTGATGGAGCTGGGTGCACTAATCTGCACACCTACTTCCCCTTCATGTCTTTTATGTCCTGTTAGGGAACATTGCTCTGCTTTTGAAGAAGGGGTTCAAGCTGAGCTCCCGATTAAAAGTAAGAAAAAGAAACCAAAACCGCTTCAAATGGCGGCAGCTGTTTTATATGATCAGGATAGAAGATTGTATATTCATAAAAGACCATCTACAGGCTTGTTAGCCAACCTTTGGGAATATCCTAATATGGAAGTTCAACAAGAAGCAGGTAACACTTATAGGAAGCAGCTCCAAGAGTTTTTACTTTCAACTTATGGTGCAGATGTTGAACTTTTAGAGTTATCCGGTACTGTAGAACATGTTTTTTCACATTTAATTTGGAATATATCTATTTTTATTGGTGAAGTAAACAACATTCCAAATGATCAACTTATTGCTGTAACAGAAAAAGAGCTAGAAAAGTACGCCTTTCCTGTATCACATCAAAAAATATATAAAATATACCTTGGGTCTGACAAATCTTAGTCAGACCCAAAGGTTTTAATCATATTGAACTCTAGTTCCATGAGTATAATCAGCTTCATTTCTTTTTAAGCCGCCACGAGCTTCAATTTCTTCAATAATTTCACGGTGAATGGTTTGTCCTTCAACATTAAGATAAGGAACCATTTGTTGAAGAGAGTGGTGGAAGTGGGCAAGTTCTTCTTTTTTCCACTCTTTCTTTGACATCATCGATAATTCAGTCATATCACGACCAACATACATAAAACATCCTCCTCTAAATGACGAGATGTGTTCTTTTTCATCAAGACTTCTATCTCATAGAAGTTTCATTATATTATCTGATACAATAATAACATCTATTCGATTGTTTAATTTTAAGGAGTTGACAAAATGACCCAAGAAAATAAAGTAGCACTTATTACAGGTAGTAGTAGAGGAATTGGAAAAGCAGTTGCCATTCGTTTGGCAGAAAAAGGTTATAACATTGTTGTGAACTATGCACGAAGCAAAACGGCTGCATTAGAGGTAGTTGAACAAATTGAAAAATTGGGCGTAAGAGCTATTGCGGTTAAGGCTAATGTAGGAAAGCCGGAAAAAATAAAAGAGTTATTTTCACAAATTGATGA
This genomic stretch from Metabacillus sp. B2-18 harbors:
- a CDS encoding YfhH family protein codes for the protein MNTKRYSEMTEYELKSEIAALKEKARKAEQLGIVNEFAVLERKMTMAKSYLLDPNEFKSEDVYEIDGAPGEFFKINYMNGIFAWGYRLSSPDHEEALPIAMLIKG
- a CDS encoding IS1182 family transposase (programmed frameshift) gives rise to the protein MFNTRENTQNEVEFIVIDDLVPENHLLRKIDKYIDFSFILEKVKPYYCEDNGRPSIDPLVLFKMMFVGYLYGIRSERQLEEEIKMNIAYRWFLGLKLSDRVPHHSTISWNRRTRYKETNIFQEIFDEIVFQAMEHRMVGGRVLFTDSTHLKANANKHKFTRETVEVETRDYIEDLNKAIEQDRKEHGKKPLKEREEVKETKEIRVSSTDPESGFMSRDNKQEMFCYLDHRTTDFKFNIITDAYVTPGNVHDSVPYLSRLDRQIERFGFKVEASALDSGYLTSAVCKGLSDRNIFGVIAHRRFKPTKGLFPKWKFTYDRENDLYICPNKDELTYRTTTREGYREYKSDPKKCATCPLLSQCTRSKNNQKVVTRHVWEDHKDQVRLNRLSPSGKELYKFRKEKVERSFADSKELHGLRYCRLRGLRNASEQVLLTAACQNMKKIATHLAKLS
- a CDS encoding YpzG family protein produces the protein MGTNRKKKFYDNLYSNAFSQPWANPKHSHAQVNGETQQTQDLIILERQTRKRS
- a CDS encoding small, acid-soluble spore protein K, whose protein sequence is MRNKEKGFPNMSNNKFEGEPRAKAEFASKRANGTINTHPQERMRASGQRENPYS
- a CDS encoding YfhJ family protein, which produces MEEYFERLTNELLSKNNSLSYAQARTWVELLWEDFESTQAKAGRTYKGKEMTEQVVRQLITHYGDKLHDFVATNPKYSHLLNNDDYLKH
- a CDS encoding metal-dependent hydrolase translates to MDTGTHVVMGIALGGLATLDPAVGIDNPTAQAVMFGTIIGSQAPDLDTILKLRNNAKYIRNHRGITHSIPAIVLWSFLITGILTIFIPESNLLHLYLWTLLAIVLHVFVDIFNAYGTQALRPFSKKWIALGIINTFDPFIFFTHVVGIIIWVLGGHPGYTFLTVYGILIGYYLVRFIMQRNIIHRLHKLIPNIEQIIISPTMRFRQWHIAIMTDKHFHVARSVNEEIIILDEFERVPVPQTEVIKAAEEDDNISAFLSFSPVYRWEVDEFTDHYEVRFIDLRYRSKGYYPFVAIVQLDTNLNIVSSYTGWIFSEEKLRKKLELIPE
- the mutY gene encoding A/G-specific adenine glycosylase is translated as MNELNNKLIDFSIQDFQQDLIAWYLAEKRDLPWRKDQDPYKIWVSEIMLQQTRVDTVIPYFNAFVDKFPTIEALAAANEEEVLKAWEGLGYYSRVRNLHAAVKEVNESYSGIVPNTPEEISKLKGVGPYTKGAILSIAYNIPEPAVDGNVMRVFSRILSIWDDIAKPKTRKIFEETTYQIISKEDPSSFNQAVMELGALICTPTSPSCLLCPVREHCSAFEEGVQAELPIKSKKKKPKPLQMAAAVLYDQDRRLYIHKRPSTGLLANLWEYPNMEVQQEAGNTYRKQLQEFLLSTYGADVELLELSGTVEHVFSHLIWNISIFIGEVNNIPNDQLIAVTEKELEKYAFPVSHQKIYKIYLGSDKS